Proteins found in one Zea mays cultivar B73 chromosome 1, Zm-B73-REFERENCE-NAM-5.0, whole genome shotgun sequence genomic segment:
- the LOC100282049 gene encoding thylakoid lumenal 19 kDa protein, which translates to MLPSFLSCVASPLLTTACTPTASSQQAAAAAPPLQSLRLPPQPGNNYRPVATTLVAAAAAGLLLLSPATAPSRAEAEFTVYYGTAASAANYGGYGGNASKKDTAEYVYDVPEGWKERLVSKVEKGTNGTDSEFFNPRKRAEKEYLTFLSGIRALAPLSAVLDNLALSDVGLLDQISSADDVRSAERADGAGQVYYEYEVAGASAHSLISVTCARNKLYAHFVTAPNAEWSRDEAMLRRLHESFKTIQPGAPPPATET; encoded by the coding sequence ATGCTTCCCTCATTCCTCTCGTGCGTGGCGTCCCCTCTCCTCACCACCGCATGCACCCCGACCGCCTCGTCGCAGCAGGCGGCTGCCGCAGCCCCTCCCCTGCAGTCGCTGAGGCTCCCGCCTCAGCCAGGGAACAACTACAGGCCCGTCGCTACGACGCTGGTGGCTGCGGCCGCGGCGGGGCTCCTGCTGCTGTCCCCGGCGACGGCGCCGTCCCGCGCCGAGGCGGAGTTCACAGTGTACTATGGCACGGCGGCGAGCGCGGCGAACTACGGCGGATACGGCGGGAACGCGAGCAAGAAGGACACGGCGGAGTACGTGTACGACGTGCCGGAGGGGTGGAAGGAGCGGCTGGTGTCCAAGGTGGAGAAGGGCACCAACGGCACGGACTCGGAGTTCTTCAACCCGCGAAAGCGGGCGGAGAAGGAGTACCTGACGTTCCTGTCCGGGATCCGCGCGCTGGCGCCGCTCAGCGCCGTGCTCGACAACCTGGCGCTCTCCGACGTCGGGCTGCTGGACCAGATCTCGTCCGCCGACGACGTGCGCTCCGCCGAGCGCGCCGACGGCGCCGGCCAGGTGTACTACGAGTACGAGGTGGCGGGCGCCAGCGCGCACAGCCTCATATCGGTGACGTGCGCACGGAACAAGCTGTACGCGCACTTCGTCACCGCGCCCAACGCCGAGTGGAGCCGCGACGAGGCCATGCTCCGCCGCTTGCACGAGTCCTTCAAGACCATCCAGCCCGGCGCCCCGCCACCGGCCACGGAGACCTAG